From Lentimicrobium sp. L6, a single genomic window includes:
- a CDS encoding NAD-dependent epimerase/dehydratase family protein — protein sequence MILVTGGTGLVGAHLLFDLLQKEDKVCAIKRSHSSLNQIEKIFSFYSSDPISLLAKIEWREAELLDYFSLEEALKGITQVYHCAAMVSFKKKDKQKMMTANIEGTKNLVNACLHNRIQKLVHVSSIAALGRAEAGESASEKTPWKDSDKDSPYSISKYQSEMEVWRGIAEGLNAVIVNPSVILGPGDWSKGSPSFFNMMAKGMKYYSHGMNGYVYVRDVTRAMIELMESDINGERFVLNGEDLTYLEFFNMMAKSLNKPFPSIEAKAWMMNLAWRGAYIKGLITRKTPELTKSTARSFMSSYSYSSEKIEKSISFEFTALQKAIMLIGDCHLKDKNVL from the coding sequence ATGATACTAGTAACAGGAGGAACAGGTTTAGTGGGCGCACATTTACTTTTTGATCTTTTACAAAAAGAAGACAAAGTCTGTGCTATAAAAAGAAGCCACTCCTCTTTAAATCAAATAGAAAAGATATTCTCATTTTATTCCTCCGACCCCATAAGCCTCCTTGCTAAAATAGAATGGAGAGAAGCTGAATTATTAGACTACTTTTCCCTTGAGGAGGCATTAAAAGGAATTACACAAGTTTATCATTGCGCCGCCATGGTTTCTTTTAAGAAGAAAGACAAGCAAAAAATGATGACTGCTAATATTGAAGGAACGAAAAATCTGGTCAATGCCTGCTTACATAACAGGATTCAGAAGTTGGTTCATGTGAGTTCTATTGCGGCATTAGGGAGAGCCGAAGCTGGAGAAAGTGCCAGCGAAAAAACACCTTGGAAAGATAGCGATAAGGATTCGCCTTATTCTATTAGCAAATACCAGTCGGAAATGGAAGTTTGGAGAGGAATTGCTGAGGGACTAAATGCTGTCATCGTAAACCCCTCTGTTATTTTAGGCCCTGGCGATTGGAGTAAAGGAAGCCCTTCATTCTTTAACATGATGGCCAAAGGTATGAAGTATTATAGCCACGGAATGAATGGCTACGTTTATGTGAGAGATGTGACCAGAGCCATGATTGAGCTCATGGAATCTGATATCAATGGAGAACGATTTGTTTTAAACGGAGAAGATCTCACTTACCTAGAATTTTTTAATATGATGGCCAAAAGCCTCAACAAACCATTTCCTAGTATTGAAGCAAAAGCTTGGATGATGAATTTGGCATGGAGAGGAGCCTATATAAAAGGATTAATCACCCGAAAAACACCTGAACTCACGAAATCTACAGCGCGTTCGTTTATGAGTTCCTATAGTTATTCGAGTGAGAAAATAGAGAAGTCCATTAGTTTTGAATTTACTGCGTTGCAAAAAGCGATTATGCTGATAGGAGATTGCCATTTGAAGGACAAGAATGTTCTATGA